Proteins encoded within one genomic window of Bombus terrestris chromosome 11, iyBomTerr1.2, whole genome shotgun sequence:
- the LOC100645956 gene encoding pancreatic lipase-related protein 2, giving the protein MTKLSSYIFFVLLNILIAGADDNVSTIFVRLFKRDGSYLDANILNKTELVTLGKNLRKNTNTVFFIHGYTESINSNDVVLVTNAHLQATNNNVLAVDYQQIAGLPYAVGVTMIEVVAKVVGEALNILASSRMNSKTLHVIGHSLGAQIAGVLPENINFRLTRITGLDPAGPLFYLLNPRLTSEDADFVDIIHTDAGFYGITLRSGHVDFYPNGGHRPQPGCSLINIPLSAADFCSHQRSYIYYSESVRNHKAFIGKCQKDCNSDLVPMGFTTPHNTRGVYSLTTNAESPFGRGIEGV; this is encoded by the exons ATGACGAAACTTTCTTCTtacattttcttcgttttactcAACATTTTGATAGCAG GTGCTGATGACAATGTTAGTACAATTTTTGTACGTTTATTCAAAAG ggATGGTTCTTACCTTGatgcaaatatattaaataaaactgaaTTGGTAACACTGGGAAAGAATCTACGAAAAAATACAAACACGGTATTCTTCATACATGGCTATACAGAGAGCATAAATAGCAACGATGTGGTTCTTGTAACGAATG CGCATTTACAGGCCACGAATAATAATGTCCTTGCAGTCGATTATCAACAAATTGCTGGACTCCCGTACGCAGTTGGTGTGACAATGATCGAGGTAGTCGCAAAAGTTGTTGGCGaagctttgaatattttagcGAGTTCTAGAATGAATTCGAAAACGTTACATGTAATTGGACATTCACTGGGTGCTCAGATAGCAGGAGTTCTTCCAGAAAACATAAACTTCAGACTTACCAGGATAACAG GCTTGGATCCCGCCGGTCCCTTATTCTACCTTTTAAATCCTCGATTGACCTCTGAGGATGCTGACTTTGTAGATATTATCCACACTGACGCGGGCTTTTACGGAATAACTTTGCGTAGTGGTCACGTGGATTTCTATCCGAACGGTGGTCACAGGCCACAACCAGGTTGCAGCTTGATCAACATACCTCTATCGGCAGCAG ATTTCTGCAGTCACCAGAGGTCCTACATATACTATTCAGAATCAGTTAGAAATCATAAGGCTTTCATTGGTAAATGTCAAAAGGACTGTAACAGCGATCTCGTGCCAATGGGTTTTACTACGCCACATAATAC gAGGGGTGTATATTCTCTGACAACAAATGCGGAGAGTCCTTTCGGTCGAGGTATCGAAGGAGTGTAG